The following coding sequences are from one Polyodon spathula isolate WHYD16114869_AA chromosome 7, ASM1765450v1, whole genome shotgun sequence window:
- the LOC121318455 gene encoding uncharacterized protein LOC121318455: MFPTINTASRSNSQKPRIKNNFEIDKGSKYLKSALCWPHIPLSQQKPPLSKTKTAPFDIQPYPWSLILDEKQLILKYIKKTETKKCADHDRFSLDTSERHLRRYRQFTGQLGIDGPFDKQQYVVEPCVFSLKQIDNVIATESQNHLCRRRVPMLSSLTKGNTDHFLQQSLHIIHKKSTKTRPLGYRLSSTCYLPTLLVCYKTEQVSSPDSYEDLFNSCSPVKMPLTAERPDSSVNTPDLTGTTDGNTHDSGTETKKDGEDSKEAKLKPFNKINSEDETHLPPMNLEITPKTTEELEPLVTISGFTGTSDQCMHDPVRTHSDEDSKRTETNPLNSVSRELESSPLPKEVTTDSRPSSCFDGDSLELKREAIFSRSPADAASSLQPTVPILCTEMNNQIPFEERTDLEMRFRDLVNNNEGRILFCKLQDTLPCKLSEAHVQFVKEIYNMACSSSTFAEEEYVAIHHLCMLLVNHSTTLQCAYNSLNSEKIEEDLHRYMGLFCSVDRQQHGFISLLSLQEILRAALDMDFSSYHESVWRKIIKDLQLNEVHFVSRLQYLAFVPFFLALEKETLD; encoded by the exons ATGTTTCCGACG ATTAATACTGCTTCAAGATCCAATTCCCAGAAACCAAGaatcaaaaataattttgaaattgACAAGGGTTCCAA GTATTTGAAATCTGCACTGTGTTGGCCTCATATTCccctgagtcaacaaaaacctCCACTGAGCAAAACCAAGACAGCACCATTTGATATACAGCCTTATCCC TGGAGTCTAATCCTGGATGAAAAACA GTTAATTCTGAAATATATCAAGAAGACCGAAACTAAGAAGTGCGCTGATCATGACCGGTTTTCTTTGGACACAAGTGAGAGACATCTAAGAAGGTACCG GCAATTCACTGGTCAACTTGGAATAGATGGTCCATTTGATAAACAACAGTATGTCGTTG AGCCATGTGTATTCAGCCTGAAGCAAATTGATAATGTTATTGCCACGGAGAGTCAAAACCATCTGTGTAGAAGAAGAGTGCCCATGCTCAGTAGCTTAACAAAGGGGAATACTGATCATTTTCTCCAGCAGTCACTTCATATAATACATAAGAAAAGTACAAAGACAAG GCCACTAGGCTACAGATTATCCAGTACCTGCTACCTCCCAACATTGCTGGTATGTTATAAAACAG AGCAGGTGAGCTCACCTGATTCTTACGAAGACCTTTTCAACAG CTGCAGCCCAGTGAAAATGCCTCTGACAGCAGAGAGACCCGACTCCTCAGTGAATACACCAGACCTCACAGGAACTACAGATGGGAACACTCAT GACTCTGgtacagaaacaaagaaagatgGTGAAGACAGTAAAGAAGCTAAATTGAAACCTTTTAACAAGATTAACAGTGAAGATGAAACACATCTACCTCCAATGAA CTTGGAGATCACACCAAAGACAACAGAGGAACTGGAGCCTTTAGTGACTATTTCAGGTTTCACAGGGACCTCAGACCAGTGCATGCAT GATCCGGTTAGAACACATTCAGACGAAGATAGTAAAAGAACTGAAACAAATCCTCTTAACAGCGTCAGCAGGGAACTGGAATCATCCCCACTACCTAAGGA GGTGACTACAGACAGCAGGCCAAGCAGCTGTTTTGATGGAGACAGTCTAGAGCTTAAACGAGAAGCCATCTTCAGCAGATCTCCAGCAGATGCTGCGTCATCACTGCAACCCACCGTGCCAATACTA TGTACTGAGATGAACAATCAAATTCCCTTTGAAGAAAGAACTGATTTGGAAATGAGGTTCCGTGACTTGGTGAATAATAATGAAGG ACGCATTCTGTTCTGTAAGCTGCAGGACACCCTACCTTGCAAGCTGAGTGAAGCCCATGTGCAGTTTGTGAAGGAG ATTTACAATATGGCATGTAGCAGCAGCACATTTGCAGAAGAGGAGTACGTGGCAATTCATCATTTATGCATGTTACTGGTAAACCACAG TACAACACTACAGTGTGCATACAACAGCTTAAATTCTGAGAAAATAGAGGAGGACCTCCATAGATACATG ggtcTCTTTTGCAGTGTCGATCGACAGCAGCATGGGTTCATTAGTTTGTTGTCTCTGCAAGAGATCTTGAGAGCTGCACTTGACATGGATTTCAGTAGCTATCACGAGTCTGTGTGGAGAAAAATTATCAAGGACCTGCAACTG aatgaagTGCATTTCGTGAGCAGACTTCAGTACCTTGCTTTTGTTCCATTCTTTCTTGCATTGGAAAAAGAGACACTGGACTAG